CATTCTCAGATCGCTCTTACGTCCAACCTTTACGGCCACGTTTTGGACAAATCGATGCGCGACGCCGCGGAGGCTCTCCAGACTTCCTATCTAGGGGTGACTCCTTCCGAATCCAGCGGTTCCGAACCGGAGGTGAGGTGAGTGGCCCCGTCAAGAGACCAAGAAGAGAATCGGCGTCAAATAGAGCGCACAATCTTGAGGCTTGAGTCTGAATACGACTTTCCCGGGTTCCTCGACCATCTTGCGTCAGCGATCGATATCTTTGGCCTAAGTAAGGTCGAGTATCCAGACTTCGGACGGTTTTGGGCTGGTGTCAAGGAAGTCAATGGAATGTTCTCGGACTTGGAACTGCATCGCTCCGACAGGGCCGCACTTCGGGAAAGGCTTTCAAACCTCTGTAGCGTTGCCAAGGAGTCTCAACAGGAATACCGGACTGAGTTCAATCGTCAGTGCGATGACCATCGAGATGAAATCTCGGTTGCGATCCTAGGACTTCGAAATAGTCACGACCTGGACTGGTTGGGCACCATGATTGGTGGCCCTGACTTAAAGTCGTTTTGGGCCGACCAGGCAGAAGTGCGGGAGCTCTTCAAGACCCTCAAACCGCTGAGAAGGGACGAACGCGAGAAGCTCTGGGATGAGCTCAACGCACTTTGCGACAAGGCCCGCTACTACCAGGATCAATTGAACCGGGCAAGAGACGGCAGGAGGGAGGAGTGGCGCTCTAAAATGCATGACTTGATCGACTCCTGGAGCCAGCAGGTCGATAAGAAGAACGTTCTCATCGATCGAATATGTGGACAAATCCAAGACCTTGAAAGCAGGAAAAGTGACGCACGCACAGAAGAATTCGCGGACACAGTGCAAGGTTGGATTGAAGACAAGGAGACATTTATTTCTAAACTTGAGTCTCAGATCAGTGAACTAAAGGACAAGATCACGGATGTGAGCGAACGATTGGACGCGAGCGAAGCACGCCGCTAAAGCGCCTCCATTTACTCGACGAAACGCCAAGGACTGCCAGGGGTTGTGACTTTCTCTATGAAGTCTTCTAGGTTGAGGTTCACTCGTGCGTTTGACGCTAAATCATGAAGCTGCACACTCTTGCCGCGTGCCCCATCAAAGAACGATGTCACGATGAACGTCTTTCCAGAATCTCTTTGAACAACTTCCTTGTTTCTTAAGAATTCTATTTGTGATTCCATATCTTGGGTTAGTAGCCGCGTCTGCTCTCCAGGCGGTAATTGTGTCTGATCTATGTTGACCGACAAATCGTGAGACTGTTCATCAACTCCATCGGCCTCATCTGATCTTGCCGTGCTTTCAATATCGCCATCAAGAGTTGCCGGTGATTCCGTCGAGCGTTTGGATAGTTCTTCCTCTATAGCGGGCTCTATTTCTAGCGATGTCTCTAACTGTGTGAGTTTTGGTACTTCATTCATGCTCCCAGTTAAACACTTCATAAGTCCATTTCATAGAGGTTATTCACAAGGGTATCTGGCAAATGCGGTGAGAACATATGCCGCGCTCTTCTTCAATTCAATGGAACGCGTACAACCAACCGAGAATCATAGTGGCGAGCTAGCAACCATCATAAGTCAGACTCGGATGAATGATCGTGTCCAACCCTGACGCTTTTTGCCGCTTGCATGGACTAGAATGCACCCTTGGAGTTCTGACGAATGTTCCTCTACCCAATCATCGCCTGCGTTGCCCTCACAATCTTGGTGACCGTTTTCGCGATAGGCGGGCTCGTCGCTGCAGGGCGGTGGCTCCGGCGCCAGACGCTAGAGCTGCAGGCCCGTGCGATGCAGCTTTCCAAGGGGGAGGATCCCTTTCCAGAGCTGACAGGACTAACGTCCGGCTCGGCCACTTCAGCGGCACTTTCGGCCTTTTCTTTTGCGGTGGCCACTGGCGATCGTGCTGAACCAGCAATCCTCGCCATAGCCCGGAGACTCAAGGAGCGGTACAGCTCGGGCGACGTGTCCGTTACTACAAGCGAGTTGATGGATCCGCTCGACCTTGAGACTGAAAGGCGGTCGTTGTTCGCCAGAAGGGCATACGGCATCGTTGTCTTTCTAGGTCTCCTAGGGACCGTCCTAGGGTTGCAGGCGGCCCTGGCGGACATGGGTCTCATGGGCGATCTCAAAGAAAGCAAGGAGCTCATCAGCTTTGTCAATCGGTCGAAAGACGTGCTCCAGCACTTTGGGCTAGCATTCTTTGCCACCGCAGGGGGCGTAATTGGGACGATCGCCATCGGTGCATCAGAGTATTTCTTCGCGAAGCGGCGCGAACTCACCATTCTGAACTTCACCTACTTTGTCGACACCGAAATGCGGCCGTTTATCCGCGCCAGGTTCGCCCCCGCTAACGGGGCATCCGCCTCTGCCGCAATTATCACGGTTCTAGAATCGATGGCATCGGCCCTGCCTGCCGCAGCTAAGGAGCTCACTGAATTGACTCACCAAGCGGCTCTGGCGGCTTCCGTGTCATCCGAAGCGGCGAACAAGAGCCTGAGTGCGGCAAGCGTCCTCGACAGTGGGTTTTCGAGCATCGAGGACCTTCCCTTGGCACTGACCAATCATCTGTCCGCGGTTCAGTCAGCTAGCCACCAACTCGTTACCACGTTGGACAAGGTATCCAGAGGATCGGAGTCGCTACTTGTCCAACTCTCCGATACGGTGATGCGACAAACCAAATTGCTAGAGGATACATCACACTTCTTTAAGGAATCTTCCAAGCTCTCAAAGCAAGAGGTAGAGCGCGCTCAAGTTCTCACCGGCTCGATTGCCTCGACAAAGACAGTATTGGAGAGTATCCACAAGGAACTGGTGACGACAAAAAGCACAATCCCGTCGGTAACGGACCTCGTTCAAGGCATCTCAGGTTTGCTACCAAAGTCTAATTCGGACAGTGCCACTTTGGAGCTTACGCAGGCCCTAAAGGACGTTCAACTAGCGCTGAGAAATGCCGATCGTCCAACTACTTCCCTTGAACCTAGCCGGAGTTCGATCAACCATGCAGCCCCGGTGCCCGAAATGTCGGAACTGACCTCTGCATGCAAGAGGTTGGAGGTTGAGATCCAGTCCCTTCGTACGGCTATACAGACGGTCGCGACGTTGCCGACTGTCTGTACGGCGCGTAGCCCCGCCGATCTTTCTCCTGCGGACGGAGAACTAGCAAACATCCATCGCGTGCTATTTGACATTAGAACTATTCTCCAACGATCAAGCGAGAAACGCCCGTGGTGGCAGGTTGGTGGCCGAAAAGATGCCTAGCGCGAGATATAGAAGGGCTCGGTCAGAACCCAATGCATACGTTGTATTAGTCGACATCACGCTTGCTGTCGCCTTCTTCTTGATTGTGTTCGCAATAACCTTTGCGATGAATAATAGCCAATCAATATTCAAAATGACACGAGAAGAACGGCAGGTCTTAATCAGAGGTCAGTTCGCAGATGCTCTGTGCACTGCTCTCCAGGGTCGGCGCGGCACGTGGAATTCAGAAGAGCGAAGACTCCCGATTGTCGGTCCCAATGGCGTTCCGGTCGCCGAGATATTCGAGAACGCGAGCTATCAGCGAATATCGATTTACGCACCACAGTTTGAACGCGGCTCCAGCTTGCCGACGGAACAATCGCGGTCTTCATACCGGCAGATTGGTGCGGTCATTGCAACGAATCGCAAGAGCTTCAGTTACCTTCAACTTCAAGGCGTGGCTGAGCCGTCCGAGCTTTCTAACGATGCCGAGAGAAAAGCGCTCAGCAGAGCTAGGGCAGATTCTGCGGAAGATGTTCTTGTGCAGGAGGGTCTCATTCGAGGTGCCAGTTCCCAGCAAGATCGAGCCACATCGCCTTGGATGGATCTTCAGTTCGTTGTTCCCTTTGGAGTTGGCTCGCGGCTGTACGCAGATTGGCAAGGAAACCGTCGTGTCGATTTTATCGTGTTTTATCCTGATAACGAACAATGAAACTAGCTCGATGCACCAATTGTTTTTTCCCTACCGCGACGGTTATCTCACGATGCCCAGGCTGCGACACCATTAGGACGGAATCCGAAGGAGTTGAGGAGTGCATTTGCGTCGCAGCGTATGGATCGATAAGGGCTCTGGGTTCCGTGCAACTTGCTCTTAACTCGGAGAGTGCCAAACTCCTGGGAAATGAGGCTGTTAGGACTAACCCCGAACTTGCGCAGCTGCTCGTGTATAACGAGTGCCCCTTGGAGTCGGGCGAATATTGGACTGCCTTACACACCCGGCGTCTCGTCTTCTGCGACATACCCGTCCTCGCTCTGGACTGTTCCCGCAATTCGGCACGGGACATAGAGGCCGTAGCAATCTTTGGCGTTGCCCTTGCCGACCATAGCGTCAATAGGAGCGGCCTCGTTGTGATAGTATGCACCCATCAGATGTTAGAGCTGGCTCCACCTGCTGTTCGTGCGACCACCGGATCTTGGAGCAATGATCGCACCGACATATGGGAATCCCGAAAGATGTTGACTTGGGACTGGGTCGGTGAGACTTTTCCGTCGCTGGCCCACGCATTGTCTGACAGAGTCCTGCTGAAATGGAATGTCGCCTGCACCGCCTCGGGGGCAAATCTTGGAAAAAGGTCGATGACAAAGAACCCCAGCCGGGGAGGCGGGCTGGTCTTAGAGGCTCTCCTCCAGGCAAGCCTCGTGTTAAAGCCCCAAGGCCGATCTATTGGGAGATTAACCGACCTTTCGTCGAGCTTGCTCGGATTGGCACTCCCAGGGCCTGAACGGGTATCGTCGTAGCCGATGCAGGGCTTCAAATACGTCGTTGACATCGCGATGTGCATTGACTCCACGGGGAGCATGAAGGACTTGCTGGACGTCGTCAAGACGAACGCGATGAGGTTCCAGTCAGACGTCGAAAGTGCTCTGAAGTCCAAGGGAAAGCAAGTCGATGCCCTCCGAGTCAAGGTCATCGCCTTTCGAGACTTTTTTGTCGACAGCGCCAGGGCGATTGAGGAATCACCGTTCTTCGTCCTTCCAGAGGAAGGCACCCAGTTCAGTTCGTTTGTCAGCGCACTAAAGGCGACAGGCGGCGGCGGAAACGGGGGCGAGTCGGGACTCGAGGCTCTGACCCTGGCGATTAGATCCAAGTGGTCGAACGATGGCGACCGTCGACGTCACATTGTTGTGCTCTGGACAGACGACGCGGCCCACAAGCTTGAAAAAGGGGCGAGAGAGAGGCCCCAGGCTTATCCGCGGGACATGCCAGCCAACCTTGAAGCCCTTACCGACCTGTGGGAGGGACAGGGTAACATGTCAAGGTCTGCGAAGCGGCTCATTTTGTTCGCTCCGGATGCATACCCTTGGAGCGACCTCGCGAAGGATTGGGAGCTGTGCCTGCAATACAAATCTCAAGCGGGCACAGGGATCGACGGACATGACTACTCAAGCATCGTCGACGTCATCGCCAACAGCGTCTAGCGCTCCACGCAGCCACCCTGCGCGCGACCTTTCGCTGATTCCCCACTTGGCTCCGGATTGCCAAGGCACACCCAGAGGTGAGGTAAGCTCTGTGTCCGGTCGGCGGGGCCGACGGGCGTGGGAGCACTGGTATGCAGGGCATAAAATACACCGTTGATCTTGTAATGTGCATCGATTGCACAGGAAGCATGGGACATGTGATGGAATTAGTAAAACAACATGCTCTCAAGTTTCATGACGACGTGCGGCGCGAATGCGAGGCCAAAGGCAAGTTCATCGATACCATGCGAGCTCGGATTATTGCCTTCCGCGATTTCTACGCCGACGGCAGCGACTCACTGGTTGTCTCAGACTTCTTCACACTGCCTGATCAATCCTCGGAATTTTCCGCCTTTGTCAGTGGCCTGAACCCTTCTGGAGGAGGAGATCTGCCGGAATCCGGGCTAGAGGCTCTGGCTATTGCTATCCAGTCTCCTTGGAACACCGTTGGAGATCGAAAAAGGCAGGTAATAGTCATGTTTACTGACGACGCCGCGCACCCCCTTGAGAAAGATGCCGGATCGAAACCAGCAGTCTATCCGCCTGACATGCCGAAGAACTTCTCTGCTCTAACAGACTTGTATGACGGACAGGCCAGCCCGATGCTCTCCAGCGCCAAACGACTCATCATTTACGCTCCAGACGCGACTCCGTGGACAGAAATAATGTCCCATTGGGACAATGTCGCTCACCTGGCTTCCCAAGCTGGGAAAGGACTTGAAGAACACGATTACAACCAGATTGTTGATATGATCGTGGGCAGCATCTAGTCATGGAGGCCCCGCCATTTGGCATATCGTACGACGTCTTGGATACTGCCTGTTCCATATGTCCGAATCAAGGCTAATTCCAAATCCGTTACAGCTCACCTTCAATGATCCCGTCCGAGAGGATAATGGTGAGGACGCCGACCCGGTGGTTTTCACCTTTGGTTCTGCAGGTGCAATGGGCGTGTTTGACGGACTTGGTGGGGCTGGTGCAGCAACATACGCTGTAGGTGAACAGATTCGAAGTGGAGCGTATGTCGCCTCCAGAGAGTCCGCTCAGACTTTCGAGCAGGTATCACGTTGGATACTTCGAGCCCTCGCTGGGAATGTCGGCGCCTCTTTTCTCGACGACATCGATGGATATCAAAAGTGTTTCTGGAAATGGCAATTTTCCAGGAGACTGACCGACGAAGCTCAAAGACTTGTCCCCCAAAGGGATGAAGCGACCCAGGGAAAGTTGCAGTCGCGGATGATCCGGACTCTACCTACGACGATCGCAGCAATGTTTTACGGGCAAGACGGGAATGCAGTTGATATTGGTTGTCTTTGGGCAGGTGACTCGCGTTGCTACTTATTCACCCCAGACAACGGACTGCAACAACTAACCGACGATGACCAAAAGCATCCGACAGACGCCTTACGTTCTTTGGTTGAAGATACAGTAATGTCCAACTGTCTTAATGCCGACGGTGATTTTCAATTGAACTGGAAACACATATTGAGACTGGAGTCGCCTTTAATACTTGTGGCCGCTACAGACGGATGTTTCCAATATTTACTCAGCCCTGCACACCTCGAACATGTGTTGCTCGTCAGCTTGCAAAATGCAAAGGACATGGAATCTTGGCGCGATGAGATTCGCGGGCTTATTGCTAAAGACCGAGGTGACGATGCATCAATGGCAATAGTGGGGCTTGGATGGAAGGACTTTTCCGCCGTAAGAACATCCTTTGCGAGTAGGCTCGACCTCGTGAAGTCTAAGTTCATTGACCCTGTCGATCAGGCCCGTCAAAACGAGAACTCGACCGACCAGGAGCAAGCGGACTTTCAGGAAGTTCGTCTAAAGACCTGGGATGAATACAAGCTTGGCTACAACAAGTATCTGCGTGATGTCGAGATTGGAGTTCCGAGATGAGCGAGACAGTTGGAGCTTATGAGATAGTATCCAAGTTTGACACTGCTGGTGGTGGTCAATGTCAGTGGGCCTTTGCGAGGAAGGACGGCAGAGATTTCTTTATCAAGAGGTTTTTGGCGCCAAAGTATCCGACCGAGGATAGTCACGGGAGTAAGAAGACTAGGGAGGGCAAGAGGGCGCGATGTGAGGCGTTTGAGAGACACCACCGAAACCTTATGTCGCTTCTTTCAGATGCTTCTGGGGCAGGTTCTAACTTGATCGTTGCAACAGACTTTTTTCGAGATGGAAGTATCTACTACAAGGTAACGGAAAAGGTAGATGTGGATTCGTTGACCATTGAGGACATTTCTCGACTTCCACTTGAAGAACGGTTGACGATTATGATTTCAGTCGCAAGTTCCGTTGGCCGTCTTCACAGCAAAGGAATTGTTCACGGCGATTTGAAGCCTGATAACATCTTGATTCAGCGCGACATGTCCGGAAAGTTTGTGGGGAGGTTGATCGACTTTGACAATAGCTTCGTGGCCGGTAGCCCGCCGAAGAACCCCGAGGAGGTAGTAGGTGACTTGGCGTTTTATTCGCCTGAGCTCGCCGCGTACATCCAGGGCGTGAAGGGAGTATCGGGGACGAATGTCACGACTGCCTCAGATGTGTTTGCACTTGGGCTCGTTTTCACCCGGTATGCAGCGGGGACGTTTCCCGCCTGGGACAAGCGGTATCCATATGCCTTTCAGGCCGTCTCAGATGGATCCACTGTTCTAGTACCGGACGCGGTGCCGAGCCAATTGAGGCCGCTT
The Armatimonadota bacterium DNA segment above includes these coding regions:
- a CDS encoding MotA/TolQ/ExbB proton channel family protein, whose protein sequence is MFLYPIIACVALTILVTVFAIGGLVAAGRWLRRQTLELQARAMQLSKGEDPFPELTGLTSGSATSAALSAFSFAVATGDRAEPAILAIARRLKERYSSGDVSVTTSELMDPLDLETERRSLFARRAYGIVVFLGLLGTVLGLQAALADMGLMGDLKESKELISFVNRSKDVLQHFGLAFFATAGGVIGTIAIGASEYFFAKRRELTILNFTYFVDTEMRPFIRARFAPANGASASAAIITVLESMASALPAAAKELTELTHQAALAASVSSEAANKSLSAASVLDSGFSSIEDLPLALTNHLSAVQSASHQLVTTLDKVSRGSESLLVQLSDTVMRQTKLLEDTSHFFKESSKLSKQEVERAQVLTGSIASTKTVLESIHKELVTTKSTIPSVTDLVQGISGLLPKSNSDSATLELTQALKDVQLALRNADRPTTSLEPSRSSINHAAPVPEMSELTSACKRLEVEIQSLRTAIQTVATLPTVCTARSPADLSPADGELANIHRVLFDIRTILQRSSEKRPWWQVGGRKDA
- a CDS encoding VWA domain-containing protein, with product MQGFKYVVDIAMCIDSTGSMKDLLDVVKTNAMRFQSDVESALKSKGKQVDALRVKVIAFRDFFVDSARAIEESPFFVLPEEGTQFSSFVSALKATGGGGNGGESGLEALTLAIRSKWSNDGDRRRHIVVLWTDDAAHKLEKGARERPQAYPRDMPANLEALTDLWEGQGNMSRSAKRLILFAPDAYPWSDLAKDWELCLQYKSQAGTGIDGHDYSSIVDVIANSV
- a CDS encoding VWA domain-containing protein produces the protein MQGIKYTVDLVMCIDCTGSMGHVMELVKQHALKFHDDVRRECEAKGKFIDTMRARIIAFRDFYADGSDSLVVSDFFTLPDQSSEFSAFVSGLNPSGGGDLPESGLEALAIAIQSPWNTVGDRKRQVIVMFTDDAAHPLEKDAGSKPAVYPPDMPKNFSALTDLYDGQASPMLSSAKRLIIYAPDATPWTEIMSHWDNVAHLASQAGKGLEEHDYNQIVDMIVGSI
- a CDS encoding protein phosphatase 2C domain-containing protein, producing the protein MSESRLIPNPLQLTFNDPVREDNGEDADPVVFTFGSAGAMGVFDGLGGAGAATYAVGEQIRSGAYVASRESAQTFEQVSRWILRALAGNVGASFLDDIDGYQKCFWKWQFSRRLTDEAQRLVPQRDEATQGKLQSRMIRTLPTTIAAMFYGQDGNAVDIGCLWAGDSRCYLFTPDNGLQQLTDDDQKHPTDALRSLVEDTVMSNCLNADGDFQLNWKHILRLESPLILVAATDGCFQYLLSPAHLEHVLLVSLQNAKDMESWRDEIRGLIAKDRGDDASMAIVGLGWKDFSAVRTSFASRLDLVKSKFIDPVDQARQNENSTDQEQADFQEVRLKTWDEYKLGYNKYLRDVEIGVPR
- a CDS encoding protein kinase, with the protein product MSETVGAYEIVSKFDTAGGGQCQWAFARKDGRDFFIKRFLAPKYPTEDSHGSKKTREGKRARCEAFERHHRNLMSLLSDASGAGSNLIVATDFFRDGSIYYKVTEKVDVDSLTIEDISRLPLEERLTIMISVASSVGRLHSKGIVHGDLKPDNILIQRDMSGKFVGRLIDFDNSFVAGSPPKNPEEVVGDLAFYSPELAAYIQGVKGVSGTNVTTASDVFALGLVFTRYAAGTFPAWDKRYPYAFQAVSDGSTVLVPDAVPSQLRPLFEGMLSSDPSIRPRIQTVFDDLKKVRSGRTLGDPAAAAMRPSGVTGKLTLKAKSESVEPSTEGPAALVRPHLKLSKNLESKPTVGSVTPEPAVETKPTLRIRFGKKPGSS